One genomic region from Patescibacteria group bacterium encodes:
- the frr gene encoding ribosome recycling factor, with protein MHQLIQKHEGEFAQALEFIKKEVSTIQTGRANAALVEDISVEAYGVRTPLKQLASIGVPEARTITIEPWDKNIGKDIEKAIRDSGRGLNPINEGGVVRINIPQMTEETRKDLLKLLNKKIEEGKIKLRAVREKIREEIIAAEKSKEITEDDKYALQKELDEVTGDYNKKVEEITKKKEEEITTI; from the coding sequence ATGCATCAATTAATCCAAAAACACGAGGGGGAATTCGCCCAAGCCCTTGAATTTATAAAAAAGGAAGTTTCCACTATCCAAACCGGCCGGGCCAACGCCGCGCTGGTGGAGGATATTTCGGTTGAGGCCTATGGGGTCAGGACACCCTTGAAACAATTGGCCAGCATTGGCGTGCCGGAAGCGAGAACGATTACCATTGAACCCTGGGATAAAAATATTGGCAAAGATATTGAAAAAGCCATTAGGGACTCCGGTCGCGGGCTGAATCCGATAAATGAAGGGGGGGTGGTCAGAATAAATATCCCGCAGATGACGGAGGAAACGAGAAAGGATTTATTGAAATTGCTTAATAAAAAAATAGAAGAGGGGAAGATAAAGCTAAGGGCGGTTCGCGAGAAAATTCGCGAAGAAATTATTGCCGCCGAAAAGAGCAAAGAAATTACCGAGGACGATAAATACGCTTTGCAGAAGGAGCTAGATGAGGTGACCGGGGATTATAATAAAAAAGTGGAAGAAATTACCAAAAAGAAAGAAGAAGAAATCACCACGATTTAA
- a CDS encoding glycine--tRNA ligase translates to MAKNKKEEAPVSAQNGKMEKIVSLCKRRGFVFPGSEIYGGLANSWDYGPYGVEMKNNIKQKWWKFFVQEREDMVGIDAALIMNPKVWEASGHLKEFSDPLVECKNQKCHKRFRWDQIKVMYEGPRAELDELGPDEDILGAFWICENCGTKNLGIETKGREGDLRGKFDVKQFNLMFKTFIGPSEEQANVAYLRPENAQGMFVNFKNVLNTTRRRLPFGIAQIGRNFRNEITPGNFIFRTREFEIAELEYFIRPEGWEKKFEMWLEDIKIWWRDVMRINMNNLIWHEIPDGERAHYSKRTVDIEYKYPFGVKELHGIAYRTDFDLRRHEEVSGEDLKYTDPETGEKILPHVIEPTFGVDRMLLVSLLEAYQEESAPTGEGEEDTRVVMKFPSWLAPIKIAILPLSKKEDLSKLSHEIYNELRKNYTCEYDETQSIGKRYRRQDEIGTPYCVTVDFESLEDKKVTIRERDSMKQERVDIADLVNIFQDKLK, encoded by the coding sequence ATGGCAAAAAATAAAAAAGAAGAAGCTCCCGTTTCCGCTCAAAACGGAAAGATGGAAAAGATTGTGTCTCTTTGCAAGAGGCGCGGTTTTGTTTTCCCGGGCTCGGAGATTTACGGCGGATTGGCCAATTCGTGGGATTACGGCCCTTATGGCGTGGAGATGAAAAATAATATCAAGCAAAAATGGTGGAAATTTTTTGTGCAGGAACGCGAAGATATGGTGGGGATTGACGCCGCTCTGATTATGAATCCTAAGGTTTGGGAAGCGAGTGGGCATTTGAAAGAGTTTTCTGACCCATTGGTGGAATGTAAAAATCAGAAATGTCATAAACGTTTTCGTTGGGATCAGATAAAAGTTATGTACGAAGGGCCTCGAGCAGAATTAGATGAGCTTGGTCCAGATGAAGATATACTCGGTGCTTTTTGGATTTGTGAAAATTGTGGAACTAAAAACCTTGGCATTGAAACAAAAGGTAGAGAAGGTGATTTAAGAGGAAAATTTGATGTTAAACAATTTAATCTGATGTTTAAGACTTTTATCGGTCCGTCAGAGGAACAAGCGAATGTCGCTTATTTGCGGCCGGAAAACGCGCAAGGGATGTTCGTTAATTTTAAAAATGTTTTGAATACCACTCGTCGGCGTTTGCCTTTCGGCATTGCTCAAATCGGCAGGAATTTTCGCAACGAAATTACGCCCGGCAATTTTATTTTCCGCACGCGCGAATTTGAAATCGCGGAGCTGGAATATTTTATCAGACCGGAAGGTTGGGAAAAGAAATTTGAAATGTGGTTAGAGGACATCAAAATTTGGTGGCGAGATGTCATGCGGATTAATATGAATAATTTAATCTGGCACGAAATCCCCGATGGAGAACGGGCGCATTATTCTAAACGCACAGTTGATATTGAGTATAAATATCCTTTTGGTGTAAAGGAACTGCATGGTATCGCTTATCGCACAGATTTTGATTTGCGCCGGCACGAGGAAGTTTCCGGGGAAGATTTAAAATATACCGACCCGGAAACGGGGGAAAAGATATTGCCGCACGTGATTGAGCCGACGTTTGGCGTGGACCGCATGTTGCTGGTTTCTTTGCTGGAAGCTTATCAGGAAGAAAGCGCGCCAACGGGCGAAGGGGAAGAGGATACGCGCGTGGTAATGAAATTTCCCTCGTGGCTTGCGCCCATTAAAATCGCCATTTTACCTTTATCTAAAAAAGAGGATTTATCAAAACTATCGCACGAGATTTATAACGAACTGCGTAAAAATTATACGTGCGAATATGATGAGACCCAGTCCATCGGCAAGCGCTACCGCCGGCAGGACGAAATTGGCACGCCGTATTGCGTGACGGTTGATTTTGAAAGTTTAGAAGATAAAAAGGTGACCATCCGTGAGCGCGACAGTATGAAACAAGAGAGAGTTGATATTGCCGACTTGGTAAATATTTTTCAAGATAAGTTAAAATAG